From one Brachypodium distachyon strain Bd21 chromosome 4, Brachypodium_distachyon_v3.0, whole genome shotgun sequence genomic stretch:
- the LOC104585182 gene encoding transcription repressor OFP13: MGKKSGGLASIFSRPASSPPPAWSSCYGDAPQTDSFHDPCSSSSIRCAAPVAARHRKLLPVGAGAGEMYYKTANSVYFVPGDGESFFDEDEEEGEQELEVVEDDGFLMAAASEEAVIRRLGRTTSTGDRFFFDLHGPATSSILPSSPAPEKKEQQQEQSIRRMASAAPEPEKKGEQEEEQEQRAAAGSPRKSGKGASCLMVEESVAVAVESADPYGDFRASMEEMVAAHGVRGWADLQELLTWYLRVNAKRNHPLIVAAFVDLLVRLAGAAGAAEAPESNTSTATSSGAITTTSGATASSSSSSSSSSTTTTTSTTAAAMAGCGGRDDEAAASSSSSSSPSCGGPYEHGDDEAGRGEEEEEEE, translated from the coding sequence ATGGGGAAGAAAAGCGGCGGCttggcctccatcttctccaggcccgcctcttccccgccgccggcgtggtCGTCCTGCTACGGCGACGCCCCGCAGACCGACTCCTTCCAcgacccctgcagcagcagcagcatccggtgcgccgcccccgtcgccgcgaGGCACCGCAAGCTGCTGCCTGTCGGTGCCGGGGCAGGGGAGATGTACTACAAGACGGCCAACTCCGTCTACTTcgtccccggcgacggcgagtcCTTCTTCgacgaggatgaggaggaaggggagcaggagttggaggtggtggaggacgACGGGTTCTTGATGGCGGCCGCGTCGGAGGAGGCCGTGATCCGGCGGCTCGGCCGCACCACCTCCACCGGCGaccgcttcttcttcgaccTCCATGGCCCCGCAACCAGCTCCATCCTCCCCTCCTCACctgcgccggagaagaaggagcagcagcaagaacagaGCATAAGAAGAATGGCGTctgcggcgccggagccggagaagaagggggagcaagaggaagagcaagagcagagagcggcggcggggagtcCGAGGAAGAGCGGCAAGGGGGCTTCGTGTTTGATGGTGGAGGAGAgcgtggcggtggcggtggagtCGGCGGACCCGTACGGGGACTTCAGGGCGtccatggaggagatggtggcggCCCACGGCGTCCGCGGCTGGGCCGACCTCCAGGAGCTCCTGACGTGGTACCTCCGCGTCAACGCCAAGCGCAACCACCCGCtcatcgtcgccgccttcgtcgacctcctcgtccgcctcgccggcgccgccggagccgccgaaGCCCCCGAGTCGAACacctcgacggcgacgagcagcggcgccaTTACCACCACTAGTGGTGCCACTgccagtagcagcagcagcagcagttcgagCTCgaccacgacgacgacgagcaccacggcagcagcaatggcgggATGCGGCGGCAGAGACGACGAAGCCGCCGCGTCCAgcagctcctcgtcgtcgccttcCTGCGGCGGCCCGTATGagcacggcgacgacgaggccggccggggggaagaagaagaagaagaagagtag
- the LOC100839958 gene encoding putative HVA22-like protein g isoform X2, with product MLGELLSKVLLLLFGYAMPAFECFKTVEARPNDAHMLRFWCQYWIIVAMVIAFESVISWMPMYGEMKLAFFVYLWYPKTKGSDVVYDTFLRPIVMQYEPNIEQRLLHLRGKSGQLLSFYVKNFADKGTAFFMDVLRYVVSDKAEGSNLEKNKKQSGWSPFATKRQPPSPPSSQGSLFDNPDAAAVAEVLRATINPKPRRPHNGKDY from the exons ATGTTGGGGGAGCTGCTCTCCAAGGTCCTGCT CCTCCTGTTCGGGTACGCGATGCCGGCGTTCGAGTGCTTCAAGACGGTCGAGGCGCGCCCCAACGACGCACACATGCTCCGCTTCTGGTGCCAGTACTG GATTATCGTGGCCATGGTTATAGCCTTTGAGAGTGTGATCTCTTG GATGCCAATGTATGGAGAAATGAAgcttgctttctttgtttacCTGTGGTACCCCAAAACAAAG GGCAGTGATGTTGTATATGACACCTTTCTTCGGCCCATTGTGATGCAATATGAACCAAACATCGAGCAGAGGTTACTGCATCTGAGGGGAAAGTCTGGGCAGCTACTTAGCTTCTATGTTAAGAACTTTGCTGACAAAGGGACGGCTTTCTTCATGGACGTCTTGCGCTATGTGGTTTCTGACAAAGCTGAAGGGTCCAATCTAGAG aagaacaagaagcagTCTGGTTGGAGCCCCTTCGCGACGAAACGCCAGCCACCGTCTCCACCATCATCCCAGGGATCTCTCTTCGACAACcctgacgccgccgccgtcgcggaaGTTCTGCGAGCTACCATCAACCCCAAACCCCGGCGACCTCACAATGGCAAGGACTATTAG
- the LOC100824838 gene encoding uncharacterized protein LOC100824838, whose product MPSAALAAVPVPDTLSPPPQHHHQYHRGRLRSPLAANGGGGGNFELRHWRTPLKRAPSCPPPAIEIPTGGEGEGGGHGYTSLRDILSSSPAKAGSPAAACGVLGGAGSSCGDIHMIRHPLVKHAAYAYLQMTPSAREDPAAARRSRRWRGPLCRLLLGCLSFFGALFRP is encoded by the coding sequence ATGCCATCGGCGGCGCTGGCTGCCGTTCCGGTACCGGACACGctgtccccgccgccgcagcaccaccaccagtaCCACCGCGGCCGGCTGCGCTCCCCGCTGGCGGccaacggcggcggaggggggaACTTCGAGCTGCGGCACTGGCGGACGCCGCTGAAGCGCGCTCCGtcctgcccgccgccggcgatcgaGATCcccaccggcggcgagggcgagggggGCGGGCACGGGTACACGAGCCTGCGGGACATCctgtcgtcgtctccggcgaaGGCGGGGTCCCCTGCCGCGGCCTGCGGCGTcctgggcggcgccggcagcagctgcgGTGACATCCACATGATCCGGCACCCGCTGGTGAAGCACGCGGCGTACGCCTACCTGCAGATGACGCCGTCCGCCAGGGAggacccggccgccgcccgccggagccggcggtggcgcggccCGCTCTGCCGCCTCCTGCTCGGCTGCCTCAGCTTCTTCGGAGCGCTCTTCCGCCCGTGA
- the LOC100839958 gene encoding HVA22-like protein j isoform X3: MLGELLSKVLLLLFGYAMPAFECFKTVEARPNDAHMLRFWCQYWIIVAMVIAFESVISWMPMYGEMKLAFFVYLWYPKTKGSDVVYDTFLRPIVMQYEPNIEQRLLHLRGKSGQLLSFYVKNFADKGTAFFMDVLRYVVSDKAEGSNLEM, encoded by the exons ATGTTGGGGGAGCTGCTCTCCAAGGTCCTGCT CCTCCTGTTCGGGTACGCGATGCCGGCGTTCGAGTGCTTCAAGACGGTCGAGGCGCGCCCCAACGACGCACACATGCTCCGCTTCTGGTGCCAGTACTG GATTATCGTGGCCATGGTTATAGCCTTTGAGAGTGTGATCTCTTG GATGCCAATGTATGGAGAAATGAAgcttgctttctttgtttacCTGTGGTACCCCAAAACAAAG GGCAGTGATGTTGTATATGACACCTTTCTTCGGCCCATTGTGATGCAATATGAACCAAACATCGAGCAGAGGTTACTGCATCTGAGGGGAAAGTCTGGGCAGCTACTTAGCTTCTATGTTAAGAACTTTGCTGACAAAGGGACGGCTTTCTTCATGGACGTCTTGCGCTATGTGGTTTCTGACAAAGCTGAAGGGTCCAATCTAGAG ATGTAG
- the LOC100825141 gene encoding transcription repressor OFP8 has translation MSTSRLRRGSGGRQFAVGGASVSVGGAGRWRHVAVVDGVGCGCRPRRPSASRLLMSLPSFLRPSPKPPAAAPAPRRNASFSSTHSSSASSSFFFPASGAASTTSSSSAYSHDMTAKAATAPAPAPRKKRANNSKAKKRREEKLTAEAEEGEEGDVGVAVEKESSDPRGDFRDSMVQMVVEMGLCDWDGLRCMLRRLLALNAPRHHAAILAAFAEVCAHLASSSSSAPPPPPSPPPPAYQYQYHHYDDYYSY, from the coding sequence ATGTCGACGTCGAGGCTGCGGCGGGGGAGCGGCGGGAGGCAGTTCGCGGTGGGCGGCGCAAGCGTGAGCGTGGGGGGAGCGGGCCGGTGGCGGCACGTGGCGGTGGTGGacggcgtcggctgcggctgccgcccgcgccgcccgtcgGCGTCCAGGCTGCTCATGAGCCTCCCGTCCTTCCTCCGCCCCTCGCCCaagccgccggcggcggcgccggcaccgcGGCGGAACGCCAGCTTCAGCTCCACgcactcctcctccgcctcctcctccttcttcttccccgcctccggcgccgcctccaccacctcttcctcctccgcctacTCCCACGACATGACGGCCAAGGCTGCgacggctccggcgccggcgccgaggaagaagagggccAATAACAGCAAGGCAAAGAAACGCCGCGAGGAGAAATTAACGGCGGAGGCggaagaaggggaagaggGGGATGTGGGGGTGGCGGTGGAGAAGGAGTCGTCGGACCCGCGGGGGGATTTCAGGGACAGCATGGTGCAGATGGTGGTGGAGATGGGGCTCTGCGACTGGGACGGCCTGCGATGCAtgctccgccgcctgctcgCCCTCAACGCGCCGCGCCAccacgccgccatcctcgccgccttcgccgaGGTCTGCGCACACCtcgcatcctcctcctcctccgccccgccgccgccgccttcccctccgcctccggcgtACCAGTACCAGTATCACCACTACGACGATTACTACTCCTACTGA
- the LOC100839958 gene encoding putative HVA22-like protein g isoform X1: MLGELLSKVLLLLFGYAMPAFECFKTVEARPNDAHMLRFWCQYWIIVAMVIAFESVISWMPMYGEMKLAFFVYLWYPKTKGSDVVYDTFLRPIVMQYEPNIEQRLLHLRGKSGQLLSFYVKNFADKGTAFFMDVLRYVVSDKAEGSNLEQKNKKQSGWSPFATKRQPPSPPSSQGSLFDNPDAAAVAEVLRATINPKPRRPHNGKDY, from the exons ATGTTGGGGGAGCTGCTCTCCAAGGTCCTGCT CCTCCTGTTCGGGTACGCGATGCCGGCGTTCGAGTGCTTCAAGACGGTCGAGGCGCGCCCCAACGACGCACACATGCTCCGCTTCTGGTGCCAGTACTG GATTATCGTGGCCATGGTTATAGCCTTTGAGAGTGTGATCTCTTG GATGCCAATGTATGGAGAAATGAAgcttgctttctttgtttacCTGTGGTACCCCAAAACAAAG GGCAGTGATGTTGTATATGACACCTTTCTTCGGCCCATTGTGATGCAATATGAACCAAACATCGAGCAGAGGTTACTGCATCTGAGGGGAAAGTCTGGGCAGCTACTTAGCTTCTATGTTAAGAACTTTGCTGACAAAGGGACGGCTTTCTTCATGGACGTCTTGCGCTATGTGGTTTCTGACAAAGCTGAAGGGTCCAATCTAGAG cagaagaacaagaagcagTCTGGTTGGAGCCCCTTCGCGACGAAACGCCAGCCACCGTCTCCACCATCATCCCAGGGATCTCTCTTCGACAACcctgacgccgccgccgtcgcggaaGTTCTGCGAGCTACCATCAACCCCAAACCCCGGCGACCTCACAATGGCAAGGACTATTAG
- the LOC100840266 gene encoding uncharacterized protein LOC100840266 has product MNRRNGNGSGNGRLELQLNLSPPVGMEVDGGHGHGNDDSGSSSPSSCVSSDGSPGSRSPMLIGACTRCLMYCMVAKKDYPTCINCKQPCLVDLLQQGGGASAGPAAVSGDGDKKRGKRK; this is encoded by the coding sequence ATGAACCGGCGCAACGGTAACGGCAGCGGCAACGGGAGGCTGGAGTTGCAGCTGAACCTGTCGCCGCCGGTGGGGATGGAGGTggacggcggccatggccacggcAACGACGACAGCGGCTCTTCTTCGCCAAGCTCGTGCGTTTCTTCTGACGGCAGCCCGGGAAGCAGGTCGCCGATGCTGATCGGCGCCTGCACGCGCTGCCTCATGTACTGCATGGTCGCCAAGAAGGACTACCCCACCTGCATCAACTGCAAGCAGCCCTGCCTCGTCGACCTCCTCcagcaaggcggcggcgcctctgCCGGACCTGCCGCCGTCTCCGGGGACGGCGACAAGAAGCGCGGCAAGCGCAAGTAA